A DNA window from Brassica napus cultivar Da-Ae chromosome A4, Da-Ae, whole genome shotgun sequence contains the following coding sequences:
- the LOC111214993 gene encoding bZIP transcription factor 49-like, protein MAEPAVDSFYNSSFEIENSFSDLDVDFELTFDDLYFPSENESFFIPVEVEEEATTTCKTSMTKRKKEIEEDDEKRDARLVRNRESALLSRQRRKHYVEELEDKVKSLQSVITDLNSKVSYFMSENASLRLTVGPGKGMCWPPLVPWMPYLGSHQVVPLLPIPRLKPQRPVAKVKKTKKVASVSVLGLLFCLFLFGALVPIIVNVSYGGRVLDVSVNSSSGRGNLSATENYVPLGNGSELLGASLFVPRNEKLVKLDGNLIIHSILASEEDTASDSTRTRDMSKYLNTEKRKTDDSKEKLNSTRTNGEVQQWFREGVAGPMFSSGMCTEVFQFDVSSTSGATFPTSPATQQHKGNNNRRILRDGHPLSNLNLSKDQNSSNKENSSTNKSFPSMVVSVLIDPREEGSDGVFIVVLVDNVKYVTYSCVLPRPEEVPHLVTT, encoded by the exons ATGGCGGAACCTGCTGTAGACAGTTTCTACAATTCTAGCTTCGAGATTGAGAACTCGTTCTCCGATCTCGACGTTGACTTCGAGTTGACTTTCGACGACCTCTACTTCCCTTCTGAGAACGAATCCTTCTTCATCCCTGTTGAGGTGGAGGAGGAAGCTACTACTACGTGTAAGACGTCCAtgacgaagaggaagaaggagattgaagaagatgatgagaagAGGGACGCGAGACTTGTTAGAAACCGTGAAAGCGCTCTGCTTTCGAGGCAGAGGAGGAAGCATTACGTAGAGGAGCTAGAAGACAAAGTCAAGAGCTTGCAATCCGTTATAACGGATTTAAACAGTAAAGTCTCTTACTTTATGTCTGAGAACGCTTCTCTGAGGCTGACGGTGGGTCCCGGAAAGGGCATGTGCTGGCCACCGCTTGTTCCGTGGATGCCGTATCTAGGTTCTCATCAAGTAGTGCCTTTGCTTCCTATTCCTCGGTTGAAACCGCAACGACCCGTGGCTAAGGTGAAGAAGACCAAGAAGGTTGCTAGTGTTAGTGTTCTTggtcttttgttttgtttgtttttgtttggtgcATTGGTTCCTATTATTGTGAACGTTAGCTACGGAGGAAGAGTTTTAGATGTGTCAGTTAATAGTAGTAGTGGGAGAGGTAACTTATCTGCAACAGAGAACTATGTGCCTCTTGGTAATGGTAGTGAGCTACTAGGTGCATCACTATTTGTTCCGAGGAATGAGAAGCTTGTGAAGCTCGATGGAAACTTGATTATTCATTCTATTTTAGCTAGCGAGGAAGACACAGCTTCTGACTCCACAAGGACTAGGGATATGTCTAAGTACCTAAACACCGAAAAGCGGAAAACTGATGATTCGAAAGAGAAACTCAACTCAACAAGAACCAATGGTGAAGTGCAGCAATGGTTTCGCGAAGGCGTTGCAG GACCAATGTTCAGTTCAGGGATGTGCACCGAAGTGTTTCAGTTTGATGTCTCCTCAACCTCTGGAGCCACCTTTCCTACTTCTCCAGCTACTCAGCAGCACAAGGGAAACAATAACAGAAGAATCCTCCGTGATGGTCATCCTCTATCTAATCTTAACCTAAGCAAAGATCAAAACAGCTCTAACAAAGAGAACTCCAGCACAAACAAGTCATTCCCATCAATGGTTGTATCTGTCCTTATTGATCCCAGAGAAGAAGGCAGTGATGGAGTTTTCATAGTGGTTCTTGTTGATAATGTGAAGTATGTAACCTACTCCTGCGTCCTTCCACGACCAGAAGAAGTCCCTCATCTTGTAACCACTTGA
- the LOC111214994 gene encoding psbP domain-containing protein 6, chloroplastic, with amino-acid sequence MATASLVPTSNIFHVSPSVRTRASVIVASSHQQQPRRRDLLLKTAVAIPAILNLKEAPISEAREVEVGSFLPPSESDPSFVLFKAKPSDTPALRAGNVQPYQFVLPPNWKQLRIANILSGNYCQPKCAEPWIEVKFENEKQGKVQVVASPLIRLTNKPNATIEDLGEPERVIASLGPFVTGNSYDSDELVDTSIEKIGDQTYYKYVLETPFALTGSHNLAKATAKGNTVVLFVVSATEKQWQSSQKTLQAILDSFQL; translated from the exons atggcgaCCGCGTCTCTCGTCCCGACATCAAACATCTTCCATGTCTCTCCGTCAGTTAGAACAAGAGCTAGCGTCATTGTTGCATCATCTCATCAACAACAACCAAGAAGGAGAGACTTACTGCTGAAAACAGCGGTGGCTATTCCTGCGATTTTGAACTTGAAGGAAGCTCCTATCTCTGAGGCGCGTGAGGTGGAAGTGGGATCGTTCTTACCACCTTCTGAGTCTGACCCTTCCTTCGTCCTCTTCAAAGCCAAACCTTCTGATACTCCTGCTCTCCGCGCAG GGAACGTGCAGCCGTATCAGTTTGTTCTACCACCGAACTGGAAACAGCTGAGAATAGCCAACATCTTGTCAGGCAACTACTGCCAACCGAAATGCGCAGAGCCATGGATAGAAGTGAAGTTCGAGAACGAGAAGCAAGGCAAAGTTCAAGTAGTTGCATCTCCTCTGATTCGTTTAACCAACAAGCCAAACGCAACTATTGAAGATCTTGGTGAGCCTGAGAGAGTGATTGCTTCTCTTGGCCCCTTTGTCACTGGAAACTCTTATGATTCTGATGAGCTTGTGGATACATCAATCGAAAAGATCGGTGATCAAACG TACTATAAGTATGTGTTGGAGACGCCGTTTGCGCTAACGGGAAGTCATAACCTTGCAAAAGCGACAGCGAAAGGGAACACTGTGGTTCTGTTTGTGGTGAGTGCTACTGAGAAGCAATGGCAGAGCTCACAGAAGACTCTTCAAGccattcttgattcttttcAACTGTAA